CGCGACGTGTTCCCGTGGATCGGAGGTACCGCCATTCGGACGGTATCTGCACCCCTCTTGCTGACGGTACTTCGACGCATCGAAGAACGCGGAGCCGTCGAGACCGCCCACCGCGCCATGCAGAACTGCGGGCAGATATAGCTGTTCCGTTATAAAACGGACTAGGAGTTACGCAGTTGAACTTGTTACTCTATAAAAGGATTGAGTTTTTGCTGTCATTCTGCGCGGAGGTCGCGTTAGCGACCGTAGTCGCAGAATCTCTATAAGTATAGATAGATTCTGCGACTCCGCTTCGCTTCGCGCAGATTTCAACTGCGTAACTCCTAATACCTTCACCATCCCAAACTCGCGCAGCCAGACTTCCCTCCCTTCCTCCGCAATATCCAATTTCTGGATTTGCGTCCACGTCCCTTTCTCAATGGATATCAATCGGTTGGACTCCAGCGCGAAAAGGAACCCCAGGTGATGGTCTCTCACCTCCTTGAGGTTACTCACGCCGCTGTACCAACTGTCTCCAGTGATGTAGGCGGGTTCCAATCCCCAGGCCAGTACCTCGGCTAGCATTTCTCGGAAATACTCGTTCTTCGTTTTTCCTTCAGCCTTGTCAACAATCCGGTAATTAACAGGCTGGTGCCGCCCCTCAATGTCACTGTA
This genomic stretch from Gammaproteobacteria bacterium harbors:
- a CDS encoding hypothetical protein (Evidence 5 : Unknown function), which gives rise to MDANPEIGYCGGREGSLAARVWDGEGIRSYAVEICAKRSGVAESIYTYRDSATTVANATSAQNDSKNSILL
- a CDS encoding hypothetical protein (Evidence 5 : Unknown function) is translated as MDVSHDSANRFLQRETYSPQDLFNEVKAGLNLKGGVLSVDDSVLDKPYSYKMAFVGYFWSGKHHKTVKGINLVTLYYSDIEGRHQPVNYRIVDKAEGKTKNEYFREMLAEVLAWGLEPAYITGDSWYSGVSNLKEVRDHHLGFLFALESNRLISIEKGTWTQIQKLDIAEEGREVWLREFGMVKVLGVTQLKSARSEAESQNLSILIEILRLRSLTRPPRRMTAKTQSFYRVTSSTA